CCGGCGGGGTCCCTACGCGCGACGGTGACGATGCGGGATCAGCGGACGACCGGACCGGTGGTCGGACAGTCCCGCGACGAGAAGGGTCTACCCGAAGGGAGGTTCCGGATGGCGGATCCAGCCAAGATCACACCCCCGCCGGCGGACGTGGCACCGCCGACGCTGAGCATCCAGACAACCTGGGAACGGGATACGAGCGCGTCGCCCCAGTGGTACTCGGGCCCGAAGATCGAGGTGCAGGATCCGGTAGCGCCGGACGCCGGTGCCAAGCCGCCGGAGGCCGTCCCGGACGTCAAGGCGTTCGAGGTCAGCACCGGCGACATCGAGGACCGGGTGATCGCGATGCTGAGCGAGCTCGACGGGCAGGTGAAGGACTACAACGACTTCAAGAGCTACGTCGAGGCCCGCAAAAACTGGATCTTCTCCGTGACGGACGAAGACCAGATCGAAGGGGACGGCAACCCGTACAACGGCGAGCAGGACAGCTACTTCCCGTACATGGTCAGCGGCCAGCAGGCACCGCAACCCGCGCCCGACGACTACGACGACAACTACTATGGGGCCAGTCCGGCACAGGTCACCCAGATCAATACGTACATGGACAACCTGCTGTTGGCGTGCGCCGACGTGATCCATCTGGTCGGTCAGTACGCGCTGACCGTCGACAACGCCGGCCAGATCTACGCCAACGTGGACTACGGCGCGAAGTTCCCCGACCCGCCGCCACTCAAACCCATCATCTAGCGCCGTCGACAGGGTGCCGTCGTCGGCGGGTCGGGCAGACTCACCCACGACGGCGGCCCGGGTGGTCGGGACCCGGACCGCCGGGCTTGTCGCCAGGTTCGGACGCGTCAGTCGACCAGGCCGCGCCCCATCGCGCTCAGCTCGCTGTACACGCCGTAGAGGCCCATGGCCAGCGGCGCGACCGCGAGGCCACAGAGCATTCCGACGATGTCGACGGCCGACCGGCGTCCGGCCGCGGCGGCGCCGCCCAGCGAGACGTCCCTGGTCGCGTCGGTGAGCGGTAGCTGGACCAGCGTGAGGGTCAGGCCGGTGCCGAGCACCACCAGCCCGCCGGCCGTGAGGACGAGCGCCGTGAGGCCCTGCCCACCCAACCGGTCGGCGAGCGCGGCGAGCACCGCGAACAGACCAATGAAGCCGCCCGCGCCGAGCATGACGGCCTCGCTGGCGAAGCCCGCCTGCTTGGTCCGGATGAGCAGCCCCGCGCTGGCGACGGCGGCCAACGCGATACCCCACCAGCCACCGGAGACCGCCAGCACCGGCAGCGCGACGGCGAGCGCGAGCACCGGACCCGCGATGACCACGGCGAGGATCCGCCGGGCGCGGACCAGCAGCATGGTGACCGCCTGTGCGATGGGCGCGCCCGGCTTCGGCTTCGGCGGCTGGGAGGCCCACGCCGAGATACTGCCGGCGATCCACTTCGAGCCGCCGAGCAGCGCGACCGCGGCGACCGTGACCGCCGCCGCCGCCTCGGCGGCACTCACCCGCAGCGCGAGGAACAGCGGCAGCAGGAGCGTGCCGACCAGGAGCTGCAGCTCGACCGCGAACAGGATGATCTCGGGCGTGGTGGCCAGCGCCATCACCACGCCGACGTTCGCGCCGACCACCAGCCCGACCCACCACAGGGCGGCGTCCATCATGGAGGCCAACAGCCCCCCGGCCGAGGCCAGGCACAGTGCCGCCGTCAGGGACATGATCAGGCACATCGCGGGCGGCACGGCCGAACGCCGCTGCCGTACCGCCCAGGAGGCGCCCAGCAGCACCAGTGCTGCGGCGGTCAGTGCGATGGCCGCCGTGACCCCGGCGTCGAGCCGCAGCAGGAGAAGACCGGCCGCGGCCAGCCAGGCCAGGGCGAACGCGATGACGACGAGACCACGCGGCGACTCGCGCCGACGGTACCCGGCGGTCTCGTCGGCGACGAGTTCCTCGATGTCCTCGATGGCCGGCTCGCCGCCGGGATCGCCGGCGACGTCGACCAGGTACAGCACCGCACCGTCGGCGATCCCGGCGTCGGCCAGGGAGTGCTCCAGCGCCAGCGGTGCCGCGGTCGCGGGGGCGAGGGACCACGCGGGCGGAAAAACGTCATGACTGTCCTGGCCACAGAGGTCCGCGAGGCGGGACGCGTACTCTCCGACGGGGGCTCCGGCGGGCAGGGCGACGTCGACCCGCCGCCGGGAGCCGACGACGGTCACCAGGCTGCGCTGGTCGGACATCTAGTCAGTGCCTCCACGTCTGGGTGTTGGCGAGCTCGGCCTCGGTGTAGTTGTCGTAGTTCACCCGGAGCGCGTGTGCGATCATGCCCAGCACCCCTTCCGGGCCGAAGAGCCCGTCCGAGGCCACGTTCCACGCCAGACGCTGGTCCTCGAAGAACGTGGCCGACTCACCGGTCCAGGTGGTGGAGATCGGCGATAGCTTGCTCTCCAGCATGACGAGCTGGTCGATGATCTCTCCCGCGACGCCGTTGATGTACGGGGCGGCACCCCCGAGGGACTCGGGGACCTTCAGCGGGGTGTTGTAGATGTCGGGCATGACAGGGCTCCTTCCGGGGCCGGCATGGTGCCGGCGACGTTGGCCGAAGCCGGCACCAGGCCGGCGACGTTGGCCGAAGCCGGCACCAGGCCGGCGACGTTGGCCGCAGCCGACGTCACAGATAGACGCCGGGGATCTCGTTGTTGACCGTGACCAGGTTGCCCGCCGCGAAGTCCTCGACGTCGACGTAGTTGTTGAAGTTGCCGCGCAGGCCGGCCCCGATGTTGAGCAAAGCGTTGTGCAGCATCGTGCCGAACACGTCGAAGTCGTGCATGACCGAGTCGAAGTTCTGGGCGGCGACGCCCTCCCACTCGTCACGCAGGGAGACGACGTATTGCCGTACGGCCGTGAGACTCTGTTCGATCTCGGACGCGGTCGTATCGCAGTCGATCGCCGCGGTGGCGATGTATTCCGGTGTTACGCCGAACGGCACGACGTCCTCCTCTGTTCTGGGTGGCCCGAACGGGCTGGTCTACCGGGCTGGCCGGCTTTTCCGTCCGGTAAGGACCGACCCGGACGGGGGCAGCATCGCAGCCGGGGCGGGGACCGCGACAGTGACTGATTCCGGTGTCCCCGCCGGTCCCGGCCCCGCCCACGAGCCGGGTCACGGCGCGCTTGGCGAGGCGGTCGACGCGGCCGCCGGAGAGTCGGTGGTCGCAGGCGGATCGTCGTCGGGCTCGTCGAGCGCGACCTGGACCATCCGGGTGGGGAGCCCTCGGCGTACCAGGGCCCCACGCCCGGGCACGCGCGACGCTGCCTTCTCGGTCCCGAGCAGCGCGCCCTCGCGCGGATCGCCGGAGAGGATGAGCCCGCCGCCGCCGAGTTCCTTGACCCGGCCGTAGAGCGCGTCGCCCACCTGGGTCCGGCCGCTGCCGGAGACGCGGCGGGCGAGCACGACGTGGAAGCCGATGTCGCGGGCGTGCGGAATGAACTCGACCAGGGGCTGGAGCGGCGACTGAGCCCCGCCGCCGACGAGGTCGTAGTCGTCGACGACGAGATAGATCTCCGGCCCCTCCCACCAGCTGCGTGCCCGCAGTTCCTCGGCCGTGACGGTCGGCGGCGGCATCCGCTCCCGCAGCTTCTCGGCGACCTGCTGCGCGTAGGCGCGGGTCGTCTGCGCGTCCGCGCCGTACGCGCCGAGGTGGCTCGCCGGCACGATGCCGAGCAGCGACCGCCGGTAGTCGACCAGCACGACCCGCGCCTCCCAGCCGGTCTGTCGGTCGATCAGGTTCCGCAGCCAGGTCCGGAGGAACACGCTCTTGCCCGCGCCCGTGTCGCCGAGGACCAGGAAGTGCGGGTCGTCCGCGACGAGGTCGAGGCTGACCGGCGCGATCTCCGGCTCGCCGATACCGATCGGCACCGCTGACGGCGCTTCGCCGTCGGCGCTCAGCTCGTGCCGGTGGATCCGCTCGGGCAGCATTCGGACCGCGGGCGCCGGCCGGGCGAGCCAGGCGGGGCCCACCTTCGCCAGGATGTCCTGCTGGGCCTCGCGCAGCCCCTCGTCGGTGTCCCGGCCGTCGACGCGCGGCAGCACCACCTGGCCGTACACGCCGGGCGGGCAGAGCAGCCGGCCCGGCAGTCCCGCCGGCATGGCCTGCGCCATGCGACGGTTGATGTCCGACTCGTTGTAGTCGTTGAGCCGCAGCTCCAGTCGGGTGCCGATGCTCTCGCGCAGCGGCGGACGAATCTCCACCCACCGGTTCGTGGTGAGCACCAGGTGAACGCCGACGCCGAGGCCCCGGGAGGCGATCTCGGTGAGGATCGGATCCAGGTTCTCGATTTCGGTACGCAGCGCGCCCCAGTTGTCGACGACGAGGAAGACGTCCGCAGCGCGCAGCCCGTCCGGCAACCGCCCCGAGTCGCGCCGCGCCCGGAACTCGTCGACCGAGTCGATGCCGAGTTCGCGGAACAACCTCTCCCGGCCGACGATGAGCGCGCGGGTGTCGGCCAGTATCCGGCCCACCATCTCGTGGTCCATCCGGCCGGCCACACCGCCGACGTGCGGGGCGGCGGCGAGGGGGTGGAGTGTCTCGCCGCCGAAGTCGATGCAGTAGAACTGCGCCTCGGCCGGCGTGTGGGTGAGGATGGTCGACAGGATGAGGCTGCGCAGCAGCGTGCTGCGGCCGGAGCGCGGCGCCCCGACCACGGCGAGGTTGCCGTGCGGTCCGCCGAACTCGACCAGCAGCGGCTCCTGCGCCTGCTGCGACGGCAGGTCGACTACGCCGATCGGGATCCGTAGTTGGCCCGCGACCGGCCACATGTTCGCCGACAGCCCGCGCCCGGACTCGACGGCGACCGGTCCGAGCAGCGAGTCGAGCGGTACGGCGCGCGGCAGCGGCGGGAGCCACACCTGCCGCGCGGGGGTGCCGAGGCTCTTGAGCCGATCGACGATGACACCCAGCTCGGTGGGACCGTCCGTGGCGACGACCGACTTCTCCCGGGGCTCCTCCTCGGACAGGTCCGCCCGCCCGAGCCCGCGCAGGTCATACGGCACGATGGAGGCTGGCGGCTCCTGTGCGCGTTCCTCGGGCGCGACGAACGGCGAGGAGACATGCGCCACCCGGAACCGCCGGTAGATCGACTCGTCCACCTTGAAGTACGCCGAGCCCGGAATCGGCGGCAGCCGGTACGCGTCCGTGGTGCCGATGACGGTGCGGCTCTCCTGCGCGCTGAACGTACGCAGGCAGATCCGGTACGACAGGTGCGAGTCCAACCCGCGCAGTCGGCCCTCCTCCAGCCGCTGGGTGGAGAACAGGAGATGCATGCCGAGGCTGCGGCCGACGCGTCCGATCTGAACGAACAGGTCGACGAACTCGTGATAGGCGGAGAGCAGCTCGGCGAACTCGTCGATGATGATGAGCAGGTAGGGCATCGGCTCCAGCGGCTCGCCGTTCGGGCCGGGCTCACCGAGTGCGCGTTTGCGGTGATAGTCGCGGATCGAGTCGACGTTGCCGGCGGCCCGCAGCAACTGCTGCCGGTGCTGCTGCTCGCCGACCAGCGCCGACCGTACCCGGTCGATCAACGCCGCGTCGTCGGCCAGGTTTGTGATCATTCCTGCCACGTGCGGCAGCTCGGCGAGCGGCGCGAACGTGGCGCCACCCTTGAAGTCGACCACGACCAGGCTGAGCAGCTCCGGCGGGTGGGTGACCGCGAGGCCGGCGACCAGCGTACGCAGCAGCTCGCTCTTGCCGGAGCCGGTGGCGCCCACGATGAGCCCGTGCGGCCCGGAACCGCCCTGCGCCGACTCCTTGATGTCCAGTACGACGGCGTGCCCGTCGCCGTCCGTGCCGATCGGCACCTTCAACAACCGCTCGGGGGTCATGCCGTCCCAGAGCGAGCTGAGCACGCCGTCCACACCGCGCCCGCTGAGCAGCGTCTCCAGCATCGACACCGTCCGGGCGAGCACCTGCTCCTGCTCGTCGGTGAG
The nucleotide sequence above comes from Micromonospora luteifusca. Encoded proteins:
- a CDS encoding EsaB/YukD family protein → MSDQRSLVTVVGSRRRVDVALPAGAPVGEYASRLADLCGQDSHDVFPPAWSLAPATAAPLALEHSLADAGIADGAVLYLVDVAGDPGGEPAIEDIEELVADETAGYRRRESPRGLVVIAFALAWLAAAGLLLLRLDAGVTAAIALTAAALVLLGASWAVRQRRSAVPPAMCLIMSLTAALCLASAGGLLASMMDAALWWVGLVVGANVGVVMALATTPEIILFAVELQLLVGTLLLPLFLALRVSAAEAAAAVTVAAVALLGGSKWIAGSISAWASQPPKPKPGAPIAQAVTMLLVRARRILAVVIAGPVLALAVALPVLAVSGGWWGIALAAVASAGLLIRTKQAGFASEAVMLGAGGFIGLFAVLAALADRLGGQGLTALVLTAGGLVVLGTGLTLTLVQLPLTDATRDVSLGGAAAAGRRSAVDIVGMLCGLAVAPLAMGLYGVYSELSAMGRGLVD
- a CDS encoding WXG100 family type VII secretion target, which translates into the protein MPDIYNTPLKVPESLGGAAPYINGVAGEIIDQLVMLESKLSPISTTWTGESATFFEDQRLAWNVASDGLFGPEGVLGMIAHALRVNYDNYTEAELANTQTWRH
- a CDS encoding WXG100 family type VII secretion target, whose product is MPFGVTPEYIATAAIDCDTTASEIEQSLTAVRQYVVSLRDEWEGVAAQNFDSVMHDFDVFGTMLHNALLNIGAGLRGNFNNYVDVEDFAAGNLVTVNNEIPGVYL
- the eccCb gene encoding type VII secretion protein EccCb — encoded protein: MSRISFHRPARFAPPPAPADKVVLPAPPEVKQSNAGLLTLLLPLLSSLGIAAYMVSYGRPMLIALAIIFAVVSFAATIASRVQNKHNERRSLLRQRARYRALLMDVRTSARQVASTQRMLGAWAHPEPDRLLAIANNGRRVWERRQSDPDFLHVRIGLGDAELSTPMQIGTRLDPLADYDWDSMRSARRLVDSLGKVGRQPIPVDLGSAGVVSLVGAPDDVAALGRAMLCQLGVMHAPDDVLVAVETPDGAAWEWAKWLPHTFEPESRRRAGAIPLIATQPGGLADFLERELRRRAEQLAARRVQASFDRGAAPQQQRLVVLFTAFDPVSEWGRSPLLRSLLEAAGPQLGITLVFLGQREVDEPGRVDLRVTIAEDGGLKLTGRTGAGAAAGENSSADLLSPAMAELIARALTPLMLTDEQEQVLARTVSMLETLLSGRGVDGVLSSLWDGMTPERLLKVPIGTDGDGHAVVLDIKESAQGGSGPHGLIVGATGSGKSELLRTLVAGLAVTHPPELLSLVVVDFKGGATFAPLAELPHVAGMITNLADDAALIDRVRSALVGEQQHRQQLLRAAGNVDSIRDYHRKRALGEPGPNGEPLEPMPYLLIIIDEFAELLSAYHEFVDLFVQIGRVGRSLGMHLLFSTQRLEEGRLRGLDSHLSYRICLRTFSAQESRTVIGTTDAYRLPPIPGSAYFKVDESIYRRFRVAHVSSPFVAPEERAQEPPASIVPYDLRGLGRADLSEEEPREKSVVATDGPTELGVIVDRLKSLGTPARQVWLPPLPRAVPLDSLLGPVAVESGRGLSANMWPVAGQLRIPIGVVDLPSQQAQEPLLVEFGGPHGNLAVVGAPRSGRSTLLRSLILSTILTHTPAEAQFYCIDFGGETLHPLAAAPHVGGVAGRMDHEMVGRILADTRALIVGRERLFRELGIDSVDEFRARRDSGRLPDGLRAADVFLVVDNWGALRTEIENLDPILTEIASRGLGVGVHLVLTTNRWVEIRPPLRESIGTRLELRLNDYNESDINRRMAQAMPAGLPGRLLCPPGVYGQVVLPRVDGRDTDEGLREAQQDILAKVGPAWLARPAPAVRMLPERIHRHELSADGEAPSAVPIGIGEPEIAPVSLDLVADDPHFLVLGDTGAGKSVFLRTWLRNLIDRQTGWEARVVLVDYRRSLLGIVPASHLGAYGADAQTTRAYAQQVAEKLRERMPPPTVTAEELRARSWWEGPEIYLVVDDYDLVGGGAQSPLQPLVEFIPHARDIGFHVVLARRVSGSGRTQVGDALYGRVKELGGGGLILSGDPREGALLGTEKAASRVPGRGALVRRGLPTRMVQVALDEPDDDPPATTDSPAAASTASPSAP